A genomic stretch from Pomacea canaliculata isolate SZHN2017 linkage group LG2, ASM307304v1, whole genome shotgun sequence includes:
- the LOC112558086 gene encoding metal tolerance protein 10-like isoform X1 — protein MTRSDMMGMTPVGTRRDQERSVRGHGVHRTVNALRQEIQSSDRATQCSALSIHSTVVMDAPWKMSLAKYSGKKEAFIEGAKDSKLPRKVRKYYQKQLALIEAYEDLERLQHEDARDQTKLDDEAMTTLRLSQLSFFANFVLLVIKSIASVKSGSISVISSVVDSSFDLLSGIIIWYTSQAVQKTDYHLYPFGRRRLEPLAIFLLSVLMSMASLQLIWQSVERAVLFAKDLGNVPEFDSVTVAITCTVVGQWGGVLRCNQILRCSSCVTWLSITTAALLPR, from the exons ATGACAAGAAGTGACATGATGGGCATGACACCTGTAGGAACCCGGAGGGATCAGGAGAGGAGCGTCAGAGGGCACGGAGTGCACCGAACAGTAAACGCGCTTAGACAAGAGATACAAAGCAGCGACAGGGCCACCCAGTGCTCAGCCCTGTCTATACACAGCACCGTGGTCATGG ATGCCCCTTGGAAAATGTCTTTGGCGAAGTACAGTGGGAAGAAGGAAGCTTTTATTGAAGGAGCGAAAGATTCCAAATTACCGAGGAAAGTAAG AAAGTACTATCAGAAACAGCTAGCTCTGATCGAAGCATATGAGGACCTCGAAAGACTCCAGCACGAAGATGCACGCGACCAGACCAAGCTTGACGACGAAGCCATGACGACGCTGCGGTTGTCGCAACTCTCTTTTTTCGCAAATTTT GTTTTGCTGGTGATCAAGTCGATAGCATCTGTAAAGTCAGGCTCTATCTCGGTGATATCCAGCGTGGTAGACTCTAGCTTCGACCTCTTGTCCGGCATTATCATCTGGTACACGTCTCAAGCTGTACAAAAGACAGACTATCATCTCTACCCTTTTG GTCGGCGCCGCCTGGAGCCGCTGGCCATCTTCCTgctgtcagtgttgatgtcgaTGGCCTCTCTGCAGCTCATCTGGCAGTCGGTGGAAAGGGCGGTGCTTTTCGCCAAGGACCTCGGCAATGTGCCGGAGTTTGACTCTGTCACTGTGGCCATCACCTGCACAGTCGTAGGTCAGTGGGGCGGCGTTCTTCGGTG CAATCAAATTCTTCGCTGTTCCTCGTGTGTTACATGGTTAAGCATCACTACGGCAGCACTTCTTCCTCGCTGA
- the LOC112558086 gene encoding metal tolerance protein 11-like isoform X2, which translates to MTRSDMMGMTPVGTRRDQERSVRGHGVHRTVNALRQEIQSSDRATQCSALSIHSTVVMDAPWKMSLAKYSGKKEAFIEGAKDSKLPRKVRKYYQKQLALIEAYEDLERLQHEDARDQTKLDDEAMTTLRLSQLSFFANFVLLVIKSIASVKSGSISVISSVVDSSFDLLSGIIIWYTSQAVQKTDYHLYPFGRRRLEPLAIFLLSVLMSMASLQLIWQSVERAVLFAKDLGNVPEFDSVTVAITCTVVAIKFFAVPRVLHG; encoded by the exons ATGACAAGAAGTGACATGATGGGCATGACACCTGTAGGAACCCGGAGGGATCAGGAGAGGAGCGTCAGAGGGCACGGAGTGCACCGAACAGTAAACGCGCTTAGACAAGAGATACAAAGCAGCGACAGGGCCACCCAGTGCTCAGCCCTGTCTATACACAGCACCGTGGTCATGG ATGCCCCTTGGAAAATGTCTTTGGCGAAGTACAGTGGGAAGAAGGAAGCTTTTATTGAAGGAGCGAAAGATTCCAAATTACCGAGGAAAGTAAG AAAGTACTATCAGAAACAGCTAGCTCTGATCGAAGCATATGAGGACCTCGAAAGACTCCAGCACGAAGATGCACGCGACCAGACCAAGCTTGACGACGAAGCCATGACGACGCTGCGGTTGTCGCAACTCTCTTTTTTCGCAAATTTT GTTTTGCTGGTGATCAAGTCGATAGCATCTGTAAAGTCAGGCTCTATCTCGGTGATATCCAGCGTGGTAGACTCTAGCTTCGACCTCTTGTCCGGCATTATCATCTGGTACACGTCTCAAGCTGTACAAAAGACAGACTATCATCTCTACCCTTTTG GTCGGCGCCGCCTGGAGCCGCTGGCCATCTTCCTgctgtcagtgttgatgtcgaTGGCCTCTCTGCAGCTCATCTGGCAGTCGGTGGAAAGGGCGGTGCTTTTCGCCAAGGACCTCGGCAATGTGCCGGAGTTTGACTCTGTCACTGTGGCCATCACCTGCACAGTCGTAG CAATCAAATTCTTCGCTGTTCCTCGTGTGTTACATGGTTAA